Genomic segment of Malus domestica chromosome 15, GDT2T_hap1:
ATCGAAGTAGATAATCAAATGTACGGTTTCATAATTTTCGGCTTCATTGCCGATAATAGCCAACTCTTAATTATCTGATCTTTAGGGAACCAATCATCATATTTGAAATCATCCTCATCGGGTGCCTTGATGGACCCATGAAGATATCCCATCATAGTTTTtctcatccaaaaccataccaATGTTGAAACTTGAATTATTTGACCGCACCATAACTAAAGCAGTAGCGGGAACCACCTTCATCTCTTCGTTAGCCATCAACTTGTTGTCAATATACAACAGAACTGGAACTCAGCCGCAGCTTTAACGACAGACTTCAACAAAGACTCTGGCGATATCTTGCAAAACCTTGAGCAACAGGTAGGGATATGtgaaacaccaaaaaaaaatctgaataaaGTTCTGGCAGTAACGACACACATCGCTCACTGCAATTGATCAGAAACGGAAGATAGCAATGACGTTGAGTTGCTCGCTACTTTCATCAAGACAGAGGCGCAGCAACAATGGTGGGCACGGCAAGGCAATACCAACCCAGTTAGGATtcggtttttttcttttttctgactCGGCTCTGGTGCCAAGAAGAAAGATTGCTTTCCCCGTTATGTTTCTTCTAAAAAATAGGTATAATATACAACCCTAATCCTAACACAATAGGGAAATAATAATTACAGGATATCACAGGAGATTACAAGGGATTTGCCTAGATTATACAAACTAGGAAACTCTAAACTATAAGAAACTATACAAGCCAACAACACTGACCACTTTGGCCCGACCAACTTGAAAAGTCGTTGGGCAAAAGCATTTAACTCTACTGATTTTGGTTTGTCGGACAAACTTTTGTAGGACAAATTGTAATTTCTAGTGGTGTAGTTTATTCTCTGTTCAAGGTTGAAATTGGAGCTCATCTCAAGTTCAAGTGATGTACTAAATAAGAAAGTTTGATTATTTGAAACTATGTGAACCAAAATAGAATGTCATACAAACTATAGGATATCGTTTAAGCAGAATATATCTACCAACTATTTCACCAAAACAAAGTATTCCTATATGTAACACAAAAGCTTTTGCCAAGCAACAAGAAGAAGGCAAAAAATTATATGAAGTGCTTAATCATTTGATCTAGTAACACTCAATCTCCATTTTGTTGGCGTAGCCAGGAAATTTTCGGTGGGTGGGCTAAGCTAAACTTATTACcacaaaatcaaattttttatcttttgttgCCTACCTAAAGTTATATAATAGTAAACCTAAAAGTAATAATTTGAAGCAAAAAAtttatagaaaacttcattttaatccttggcaaagatgactttttgactaaaaccatgagtaagatcaaaatctaattttcgtcccttgatacattaataacctcatttattaattatattttgattttttaattatttatctttttctttctatttttaatgtattaattttatttcattataatttttattttcatttcattcatcgtaatatattttgttgtgaacatttagataaactattttttgttatacaatatattttgatgtacttatcttcttcatttaggtatattaaattcattataatacatttcggtgcatacatttaggtacacacatttcggtacatacatttagacacaaacatttaggtacattaattcaatataatacattttcggtactaacatttcagtgcatacatttcggtacatacatttaggtacattaatttaatattaatacatttcggtgcatatatttcggtactaacatttaaatatattagttcaatataatatatttcggtactaacatttaggtacattaattgagtctttcaagtttgaagaatgttaaataaaattaataaattaaaaaactcttttttggtcaaaaataaattaaaatttgtgtattaataaatttaaatatttaatgggagacattaaataaaatgcacattaattattttgaattaagggcacattagggactaaaatcaatatttaatctaacaccaggttttttttaaaattttaatcttcttgtgggattaaagttcaaaaaccccaaaaatttATACTATGTTTTCCAAGCTTCTAACCTTCAAAAATTTCAagtgaataataaaataaagaacCATTTATGGTATggaagttttaatttatttataacatTGGTTAAAGTGACGAGTTTATTTAACATTTATTAGCTCTTATTTTCCTTAAAATCAGCCTTAAGATTCAAATTTGCATTTGCTAAGTGGAATATGGtaattaaaatcataaaataGCCCAAAAGATAAATGTTTTTAAGCTTAAAGATCTGCAATTTTCCCTATGCTATAGCCTAGAGGAGCCTTGTACTTGGCTCCGCCAGTGTCAGTTGGAGGAGATTTAGTGAAACGATAATTGTTGATAAAAAAGAAgtataaaatgcaaaatttgtTGGTTGTTTAAACAAGTTTTTAGTGGCAGTTCGTGAGCTGCTAAATTATCCTACTTACATGTTTTGCTACAAATTACAACATCAGCTAATTAAAGTTAATATATCTGGAGCAACAGTCATGAACTCTGCCCATTCTTTGCTTTGGTATTGTCAATGTCCATTAAGCTGAGGAACTTTGTTTTCGTGATTATAATCTGCAGCTTCGTTGTAAGGTTGTATACTGGAGTTGCCAACTGGGATCTCCACCTGTTCATGTGGCATTATTTCTGGCATGTTGGAGCCTCCCACTGAATTCTGCTTAATTGCATCACATTAGATTTACGTTACTTAATTAGCATTTGAATTGTATAATCCCAACTCACAGTCACAAATATCAACTCATGGCTTGCAAAAATCATAAAAGGCAGTACTTGGGCTGGAAATTTCCAACATATCAAACAATCAAATAAGTTAAGTTGTCATGATTCACAGTGTACTAAAAGGTTCAGTTGGTGGACAATCTGATTATTAAATGTTAAAGTAGATCATAACCTTATATTGATGATGATTATAATCATATTTGAATGTGAAATCATGATTCACAGTTTGTTAACATGCACATAAATTCATCGTCATATAAATTATTTCTGGTAGGAACTTTTTTTCTTACTCGGCAGCTGTCGAATATgttaaaatataatttgtgaatcAGAATCATTGATTAGCTCAAATTATATCCAAACCTTAAATATGtaatcatgattcaaattttggttaaaaagaaaattttgttaaATAATCTAGTATATATGTTGAAGTTGTTAGACTGTGAATGTGAAGatttaattacataaaaatCATGTTTGAAACTATCTAGTAAGGTGATTAACCGCACTTGGCACTCCTATTGAGGTTGAAAGATGAATACAtagcatgcatatatatgtaaaaGGGTGAATTAAACCTGATATTGTGGCAACAAGGTTGGAGGAATGAGGGTGGAGTGGTGTCCTGAGGAAGTAGTGTAAGCCTGATGCCAAAGTGGAAGCTCTCCATCACTGTCATTTGTGACGCTCACATGACACTGTCCCATGGTACTAGGATCTGCATTCGAGCTCTGTCCTTGTGAAAACGGATCATACAGTGTCGATGACAAATTCCTATATTTCAAAGAAAATAGCATTAAAAGTTTCAATTAATTAAcaatttgaccaaaaaataataataataataaaattgataACTATATTTTACACCTTTTAAGTTCGGGGgtgattttcaaaattaaacacaaaactTTAGTCTCTcatattacattgtaattcGTTTGACATGTAATCCACATTTGTAcatcgacaaaaaaaaaaaagtcaataaTTTAATGAAGGATTAGACTATCAGACATACAGAGAGTGTTTAAGTCGATATAATTTTAAAATCTCAAGTTGCAATGTGAGAGTTAAATCTTCATGACCCATTTTGAAACAACCTAAAACTTGAACCCTGTAAAATATAATTAGCTTGAGAAATGTAGTTAACTAGCTACCTAAGTTGATGCTCTAAGGGAGCGGATGCATCGTAAATTTGGGCTTGGTTGTGACCAGCGCTAGACAACCAACCTGCCACCTCATTCTCGAAGGAGCCTGGCAACACTTGCTGTACATGCATGCATAAAATTATCAAGATTATGCTAATCTCACAATTAAAAATCTGACTTCTTatctatatttaattttaatgtatCTAAGTACATGCttaaagacattttttttttttgttacctgTATTCCTGAGGAATCATAGGAAGATAGATGATTACTCAACAAATATtcctgaaaattgaaaatacagATCATACTTCATGTTCTTTTAATCATAAGAAaccagataaaaaaaaaattaattgaggGGTGTCTCAAACCTTTCTCTGCATAACACGCGTCAATGTGTCCATTAGGCTTTTCTCGCAGGATTCAAGCTCCACCGTAGATGTGATTTTTAAAGGGTCAGGCTCATATATCCTATAAGCATTTATCAGCcaggaaaatataaatttatatagcttaaaaaaagaaaatgaagctCAATA
This window contains:
- the LOC103441132 gene encoding agamous-like MADS-box protein AGL104 isoform X2 yields the protein MGRVKLEIKRIENNTNRQVTFSKRRNGLIKKAYELSILCDIDIALIMFSPSGRLSHFSGKRRIEDVFTRYINLPDQEREHAIIFPDHNKHPDLQNKEYLLRTLQQLRSENDIALQLANPTAVSSEIEELQQEIGGLQQQLQMAEEQIRIYEPDPLKITSTVELESCEKSLMDTLTRVMQRKEYLLSNHLSSYDSSGIQQVLPGSFENEVAGWLSSAGHNQAQIYDASAPLEHQLRNLSSTLYDPFSQGQSSNADPSTMGQCHVSVTNDSDGELPLWHQAYTTSSGHHSTLIPPTLLPQYQNSVGGSNMPEIMPHEQVEIPVGNSSIQPYNEAADYNHENKVPQLNGH
- the LOC103441132 gene encoding agamous-like MADS-box protein AGL104 isoform X1, whose amino-acid sequence is MGRVKLEIKRIENNTNRQVTFSKRRNGLIKKAYELSILCDIDIALIMFSPSGRLSHFSGKRRIEDVFTRYINLPDQEREHAIIFPDHNKHPDLQNKEVRYMTSSNYLLRTLQQLRSENDIALQLANPTAVSSEIEELQQEIGGLQQQLQMAEEQIRIYEPDPLKITSTVELESCEKSLMDTLTRVMQRKEYLLSNHLSSYDSSGIQQVLPGSFENEVAGWLSSAGHNQAQIYDASAPLEHQLRNLSSTLYDPFSQGQSSNADPSTMGQCHVSVTNDSDGELPLWHQAYTTSSGHHSTLIPPTLLPQYQNSVGGSNMPEIMPHEQVEIPVGNSSIQPYNEAADYNHENKVPQLNGH
- the LOC103441132 gene encoding agamous-like MADS-box protein AGL104 isoform X4: MGRVKLEIKRIENNTNRQVTFSKRRNGLIKKAYELSILCDIDIALIMFSPSGRLSHFSGKRRIEDVFTRYINLPDQEREHDLQNKEYLLRTLQQLRSENDIALQLANPTAVSSEIEELQQEIGGLQQQLQMAEEQIRIYEPDPLKITSTVELESCEKSLMDTLTRVMQRKEYLLSNHLSSYDSSGIQQVLPGSFENEVAGWLSSAGHNQAQIYDASAPLEHQLRNLSSTLYDPFSQGQSSNADPSTMGQCHVSVTNDSDGELPLWHQAYTTSSGHHSTLIPPTLLPQYQNSVGGSNMPEIMPHEQVEIPVGNSSIQPYNEAADYNHENKVPQLNGH
- the LOC103441132 gene encoding agamous-like MADS-box protein AGL104 isoform X3, with amino-acid sequence MGRVKLEIKRIENNTNRQVTFSKRRNGLIKKAYELSILCDIDIALIMFSPSGRLSHFSGKRRIEDVFTRYINLPDQEREHDLQNKEVRYMTSSNYLLRTLQQLRSENDIALQLANPTAVSSEIEELQQEIGGLQQQLQMAEEQIRIYEPDPLKITSTVELESCEKSLMDTLTRVMQRKEYLLSNHLSSYDSSGIQQVLPGSFENEVAGWLSSAGHNQAQIYDASAPLEHQLRNLSSTLYDPFSQGQSSNADPSTMGQCHVSVTNDSDGELPLWHQAYTTSSGHHSTLIPPTLLPQYQNSVGGSNMPEIMPHEQVEIPVGNSSIQPYNEAADYNHENKVPQLNGH